The nucleotide window TGGTCCCAGACTCAGGGGACTTATTCACCGTCTGAGGGCTTTATTCCCTAACTTGCAGGTAATTGGACTTTCAGCCACAGTCCGAAACCCCAAAGAAATTGCATCAGAATTTGGAATGAAACTGGTTGAATACCCACTGCGCCCGGTTCCCCTGGAGCGACACCTGATATTCACCAGAACTGAGGAGGAAAAAAACCATCTCCTGACCCAGATCGCCCGTAATGAATACCAGAACCGATCTCAAAAGGGTTACCATGGTCAGAGTATCATTTTCACCAACTCCCGCAGGAAAACTCATACTGTGGCTGATTACCTGACCCGAAGGGGTGTGAAAGCAGCAGCATACCATGCAGGGTTATCTTACTCTAAAAAGAACAGGATTGAAAAAGAATTTGGGGCGCAGAAGCTGGGGGCTGTGGTTACCACCGCGGCATTAGCAGCGGGGGTGGATTTCCCAGCTTCACAGGTACTTTTTGAAAGTTTGACCATGGGTAATAAAACACTCACGCCCAATGAATTTTCCCAGATGCTGGGCCGGGCAGGAAGACCCACCTACCATGATCAGGGGAAAGTATATCTTCTCCCCGAGGTTGGTAGGAGCTACGGTGATGAAACTGAGGAAATGCAGGCCATGGAACTCTTATCCAGTGATGTGGAACCAGTCAATGTAACCTACTCTGAGGACAGTCAAATTGAGCAGTTCCTGGCTGATATATGTGCAGGACGGGCGGATAAATTCTCACAGATAAGTCATGAATACCAGAATGAGGAGTTACCCATTGAATTTGAGGAAGCCTTCAATATACTGGTGGATTATGGTTTGGTAAAGGAAAAAGATGGTAAAGTAACACCCACTTCTTATGGGAGGGCGGTTTCAATGTCCTTTTTATCATATCCCTGTGCAGATTACATCCGGAAGAACCTGAACCGGATGCATCCCATGGACATAGCCCTAAAACTGGAACCCTTTGAAAGCGCATACCTCTCCAACAGAATAACCACACAGATAGGTCGCATTCTTAAAATAAACATGTCAACTCGCTTATTTGCTGACAGTACTCTGGATATATTGAGTTCTGGTTCTGCAATTAATAAACTGGAACCCAGCTTGAGGGAAAGACTGACAAAACTCCAGATGGACTTTTACACCTGCCGGTGCAAGGAAAGACCATTCTGTGGTTGTTTCCAGAGGGAACTATCCCGAAAAATGGTCAAACAGCGCCTGGCAAAGCGGGACCCAGTGGATATAAGTCGGAGGTTAATGCGTGATTATGAGATACATGCCTATGCTGGGGATATATTCAGCTGGCTGGACTCAATTATCCGAATGCTTGAGGCAGTGCGTAGGATAAGCCAGGCTTTTGGCAAGAAAAAAGTGAATGCAGAGTGCAACCGGTTGATAAGGCAGATTGAAAATTAATCATTTACTCTCTTTTTTTGTCTCTTTTTATTTTACAGCATTCTTAAAACATTTGTACTATTTTTTTTAAATAATAGAACATATTCTCTAGAATTTATGATATTATCCTAGAATCGGACCATATATTAGAACTGATTTTATGGATTTGTGGAAAGTGTCTAATTTAGGTTACAGCTATGTTATTTGGGTAGTCTTTATTGTTAAATTGGGCCCTGATGAAGCTTCCCACTAATATAATCACTGCTCTTGTGATGGTAAACTAAAATACTATCTTGATATATATAATGAAAATAATTATAACCGGTAAATAGAAAATTCTAATTGTTAGAACAGTTCTAACTATCTATGATAATTAATTGAATGAAAGTTACATAGAAACCAATCTTTGTGGGGGTTAACTTTTTTGTCTGGCAAAACTGATGGGAACCAATCAAAGGATGGAAAAGTTAAGCCCAAAGGACGCAGATTCCTGAAATGGTGGATAATAGGTGTTATCCTAATTTTTTTACTTGTTGGTAGTTATATGGTGGGAACTATTTATGAAAATAAACAATCTGCCGACACTAGACATATACAGTGGATAAGTCCCAAACTTACCGAACCCGGACTCAGTGCAGAAGACTTTAATCTTTCTTCCAATATTACTCCCACTAAAGTAATTTCTGGGTTCTACGTGGATCGTATCAAGGATCTATCTTTATCAGATAGTGTGTGGACTGTTGATTTTTATATATGGTTTAAATGGAATGGTAGTGATGTTAATCCGGGTGAAAACTTCCAGGTTATTGATGGAGAAATAGAAAAAAAGGAATTGGTGGATGAATACACCAATGGAACTGAACATTACCAGATTTACTATGTCACAGCTAAGATCACTAAATTCTTTGATGTTTTAAGATTCCCTGTGGATAATCATCTGCTCACATTAGAGATTGAGGATAAAAAAACTGAAAGAGAAGATCTAATCTATGTAGCGGATAATGGCACCTCAAATATAAATCCAGAGGTGCAAATTCATGGATACAGTGTTGAAAAATTTTCTGTTTTAGAAAAACCTCATATTTATAATTCCAGTTTCGGAGACCCTCGCATAGAAACTAGGCCAACATCCTACTCTCAATTGAGAGCAGGTATTGATATATCCCGACCTGACCTAGGATTTTACTTCCGAATATTTATAGGATTGTTTGTAGCTGTTGCAGCTGCACTGGTGGCTTTATTCATTAAACCTACCGAAGCTGAGCCACGTTTTGGATTGGGAGCAGGTGCTTTGTTTGTGGCAATTGCTAATACCATAGTTACCTCTGGATTAATACCAAAAACAGGCATCATGACCCTGGCAGATATGGTGAATGACTTAGGGTTGCTTTTGATTCTTATAACCATAGTAGAGTCTACAATCTCATTGTATATCTATGATATCCGGGGTGAGAAGGAGTTATCACGGATATTGGACAGAATTTCTTTTATATTCCTGCTCATTATTTATATAATCGTAAATGCAGTAATTGTAACTTCAGGTTGGTGAAAATAAAAGCTGGTTAATTAAGAATAGAAATTGTGGATCATTATAATTGATTATAAAAAGAGGAATAGATTAATACAACCTTACTCACATTTAGCTAGAAATCCACTTTAGGAACTTCTCCTGCTTCATGTTCAAAGTATTCTGCTTCTTCAAAATTGAAGAAATTGGCCAGTATATTGTTGGGGAAAACTTCACGCTTGTTGTTATAGGTTAAAACTATTTCATTGTAAAATTCACGGTACTGGGCGATTTTATCCTCAGTTGCAGATAGCTGGTCCTGCAGTTCTAGGAAATTTTCATCTGCCTTCAACTCAGGATAATTCTCTGCCACAGCAAAAAGGCTTTTCAAAGTACCGGTTAAAATATTGTCTGCTTTTTCATTTTCCTTAACAGTTTCTGCATTGTTCAAGTTTGAACGTGCCTGGGCAACTTCTTGGAAGGTGGTTTTTTCGTGTGCAGCGTAACCTTTCACAGTTTCCACCAGATTATCAATCAGGTCAGATCTTCTCTCTAGCTGTACATTTATCTGTGACCATGAACCTTCAACCCCGTTTTGAAGTTTAATCAAACTGTTGTAGATTACAATAATTATGGCAAAGAATATTACAATTATTAAGACTACCAGTCCAAAACCAATTAAGTTCCACATTAAGACACCTTTATCCTCAATATTACTTACTAATCCAGTTAGGTTATACTTTATTTAAATGTTTTCAAAGCCACTGGTATTAATTTCAAAATTCTTTCCGGTCTTCTTAACCTACTATATTTAGTCGTCAGTTAATGAGGTTAAATAACAATTAAAATTATTAAATAGGTCAAAATTGCTTAAAATCTTTAAAATAATCTTTAAATCAAAATAAAAGGAAGAAAATGGCAAATTTAGGTAAAAAAAATGAGGTAATTAATTACCAAATTTACCATTGCTCCAGCTATATAGTATCCTAAACTCAGCATATAAATTTTTTGAAAAGCAGTTTATTATTACATTTTTGAAAGATCTGATATCAAAAATCAATAGTTAAACAAAAGGATATATGAATTAATTTTGAATTAAAGTATCTTAAAATATCTTAAATGTTAAATGGGATGTAAAAAATGAGTAAGAATGGGCCCGCTGGGATTCGAACCCAGGACCTCACGGTTATCAGCCGTGCGCTCTACCGCCTGAGCCACGGGCCCCTCAAATGTTAGTAACAGCTTTTAAAACCTGAATTTCATGAACAAATTCAAAAACTACAGGGGTAGATTCTTGATTTAGAATTCATCCTATATATACCTTTGCGGTGGTATCATTGTTAAAATAGTATTAACTTTTTTTAAAAGCACCTATTTTTAAAAACATCTACTCCTCAAAGATTCACACCATAATTTATACTATTTTTTCAGGCAAATAATAGGGGTAATGGAGACGACCGGTTATAGTGAGATTAATCCCCTCTAAACTCAACTACAGTGATCTGTTTCCATGAATTCCATTTAACACACCCTACCAGTAGGTTGTGTAATGTTTTAATAAGAAGACTTATTTGTTGACCATTTCACTGATGGCATCAGCCATCATATGACCTTCAACCTGGATTTCTGCCTTGTCGATTCCTTCCACTTTTTCAGCAGCCACACGAGCTTGCATAGCCATATTGGCAGCACTCATGCAACCGGGGTTGGTTGGTTTTATAATGATTTTGGCAGTTTTATCAGCTTCATTAACCTGTATATCGGACACAAGGCCCATTTCCACAATGCTAATTCCCATGTGGGGATCAGCTACCTGAGCCAGAGCTTCTCTAATTTTTCCAACTAATTCATCACTCATAACAATACCTCAAAAAGATTTTTTTATTTTTCACACTTTTTAGTGCGTTATAATGTATAATTACTTTAAAAAACCTTCATATACATTAAATAATTCATATACCTTAAGTAAAGGTACTCTTTTATTTCCATATTTATGCTATTTAAACTTATTTATAATCTGGGAAGTTAAGTTAACCGATGTCTCACCCGAACCGCCACACCTTTTTCTCCCCTTTTCATTTCTTTACCAGTCATGATGGCCTTACCCACTCCTATCACTTCTCCTTTTCGGACGATGACCACTTCATCCTTTGGAATTATCCCTGGATGGGCGTCCACCACTCCCGGAGCAAACAGGGTATTGGTTTTCATGTCAAAATCTATTTCCACCCAGTTAACACCAATCTCATTCAGGATGATACCTCCCTTAATGTTTAGACTGTAAAGCCCGTTGTCGTGGTGTAAGACTGCGATCTGTTCATCACCCTGCATCAACCGCCGGTCAAACCTTCCCCTTAATTTATAATCATCCGGCACCAGCTGGTCAGCATCCCGGGTGTTGAACTGGTAACGGGCTATGGAGCGGAGCATGTGTGGTTGGCGGGCACGACTTTTGAGCTTATTGTATTTTTTAACCTCATTTTTGAGGTTGGTCATTGAATCAGGGGATGTGGTCTTATTATCCTGACAGGTAAAAGTGGCCTGTGGCAGATATTCCTGACAGACTTCCAGATAACCGTGGGCCACGTGGGCTATGGCCTCATGATCTCCAATATACTCTTTTAAACATTCCCCTGTGATTTTTATTTCTTCACGGGACCAGTCTCCAACAGTGGAAACATCATAGGATTGGATGGGATAGGTTTGTTCCATCTCCCTGGGACAAACACCAAATGGGGATGTTAAAATCGCTTCCTGCAGGCCCTTTGTGGCCTGAGTGAACACATGGTGTGACTTACTGGCAGAATAAGGTTTGCGCATACTGCAGGGTAAGACCACTACCACCTCGCCCAGTGGCTCTAAAAGTTTCATTCTCTCCCTCCAGCGACGTGCTTCAGGACGGTTAAGTGAAGTTTCAGTGGTACATAGTACTTTGATCATTATTTTACTCCTTAAATTTATTATAACTCATTATTACTCTATAAATTAATCATTACGTTCTATAAATTAGTTATTCTTCTCCATAAATCAGTTATATTGGTTATTTGAGTTATATTGGTAATTTTTATTTTTCCAGTTAAATTATGGTTTAAGTAGTGTTAGTTTTTCAGGTTAAGTTTTGTTTTTTCTGTAGAAATTGTTTTTTCTGTAGAATTCTTAAGGAAAATCCACCTGAAATTCACTGGAAGAGATATTTACTGGAATTTATACACTTCGATTTCGGTAATTCCATTTTTTACTCAATTCTATTTTTTTATCCAATTACCATTTTTATTATTCAATACAATTTTCTATTCATTTTCGGTTTAATTCAAATTCTCATATTCAATCCTCATATTATTATATCCTGACGAGTTCAATATATTTTTATACATTGAATGGTAACTTTAGGGGATCCTAATAATTTTACGAGGTATACATGAATGAATACAAGATAATGGATCAGGAGGAAAACCAGACTTTTGTAGTCACTCAATCCTATCAGAATCTTCTTTCAAACTTCCATAAACTGACTGATCAGGGTGGAAGTATTGTGCATGTGGTAGGTGCCCCTGGAACTGGTAAATCCACTAACATATATGCCGCGGTGAATGAACTGGGCTTAAATTTTTATGAAGCTAAATTACCAATTCCTTCTTTGGATTTAAATTCACGAGATGTATTCAATCTGATGGTAAAATCCATGAGAGAAGATCTGGGAGTTAAAACATCTGAGAGTTTATTTGATGGTTTAAAAAAATTTGATGCAGTTCTATTTGCAGACCAATTCCATGATTACCATGTGGTCAATGAAGAATGTGCAGGGTTCAGTCAGTGGACAGATTATGCTGGTTTTAAATCATTCAATTTTTATTTAACATGTATTTATGAATATTTAAGACACAGGAATGATTTTAAGAATGTTAACATGGTATTGCAGACTGCCTGGAGAATTTATATGGGAGGTAAGAAGAAGGATTTGTTCACGGACATGGGGCCATTCTCCAGATTGGCTGTATCACTACTTGGAATTCCATTTGAAGTGGTGGAAATATCTTACTCAGAAGAGGAAACCATAAATATAGTAAAAAGCCATCTAAGTGATACCAACAGTGATGAAATAAAACAATACATAAAAAGGTATGGTAACAAACCTCGTTTCATATGTCAAGCCATTAAAACCAGTTTATGAAATGAGTGAATTTTTCATGTAACATCCAATGATTATCCCGTATTCCTATAATATCTGTATTTTCATAATGATTATCCTGTATGTGAATGGAATTATCCTGTGAATGGAGTTTAAAATGATAAAAACCCTGATAAAGTCCACCCGTATGACATGGGCATCCAAAAATGCCAACATGTTTTTACTGGCACTCACTTATGCCTATTTTTCCAACATTCCCATCAATAATCCCCTTGAGATTTTAGGTGGTCTAGTACTGGTTTCTGTTCTATGGGGTGCCCTTTACACACTTAACGATCTGACTGATCTGGATATAGACCGAGGAGATCATCAAAAGCAGGATCGTGCTTTTATAAAGAACAAGGTGGATAAAGAGTTTATACTCCTTTTTGTGGGAATTTTAACCTCTGCAGTATTCATAATTTCCTTTGCAGCTTTCCCACCTGCTTTCACCTTTATAATGTCATTAATGCTGATTAATCAGTTGATATACACTGTTCCACCCATACGCCTCAAGGAAACAAGCCTGGCTCCATTTTTCAGTACAGCCACCAATTCAGTGCTGCGCCTGGCTTCCTGTGCAGTGCTACTGGGAAATGTTTTCCTGGTGCCCATTTCAGTATATCTTTTTATGTACCTGGCGGGTATGGGAACTTACCTGATGTACAAATCTCATTCCAAGGATGCCAATCTGGTGGCGATTATGGGGGGTGCAGTACTTCTTTACATGCTTTACTCAGGGGACATGAATTTAATACAATTCGCGGTGGCTGTTTTACCATCTTTCCTGGCAGCAGTGCCTCTTTATTTATCATTGTTTACAAAAAAAGAATCCATGTTTCATCTGGCAGATATACTGTACCATCAAGTGGCCATGGTATTTTTCCTTCTGTGTATATTGGTAATCGTTTTTTAGTGGAAGTTTAGTAAAATTAGCAGAAGGTTATAAAGGGATGAATTCTATTGGAATAAAAAAATTAAAAAAAATATGAAAAGTTTCAAAGGTTAAGAAATTATTAACCTTTAAAACGGTTAAGTCCATTTAAAGTATGCTTAGAATAATTTACCTAACTTTAAAAGAGCTTTTGGTGAGATTTTAACCAGTTTTCTAACCATTTCTGCAGTGTTAATGGTTTCAAAGTCACTGTCCTTGAAAACATTGGCAATTTCATCTAATTCTTCATCAGAAAGGCTTAAAAGATATTCTTTAGCTTTAAGGTACTTTTTGAATGATTCTCCCAGTTCATCTTCGCAGAGTTTTTCGTAGACTTTGAGGTTTTTATGGGAATAATCACCATCAGCTACAGCCTGAGCAGCAACCTGACCAGCTATGCGGCCTCCCAGCATACCACTGATTATACCTCCACCAGTGAGTGGGTTTACCATGCTAGCAGCATCTCCAGTCACCAGAACGTTATCTGCAACTTTTTTCTTGAGTAATCCACCTACTGGGTCACCGCCAACGTTTAGTTCCACGGGTTGTGCATTCTTGGTGGCAGGGTTGCTTTCCACAAACTCTAAAAGGTGCTGGTATGCAGTTTTATCGGTTATGGTGGTTAAAACACCAAGACCAACATTGGCTATGTCATCCCCCTTGGGGAATATCCAGGCGTAACCACCTGGGGATACACTACCAAAGTGGAATTCTATACAATCTGGTTCTGCCATTTTGACTCCGGCCATTTCAAACTGTGCGCAGGATTCCATATTTTTAGGTTTAAGAGCAGTTTTGAGTCCAGCCCATCTACCAACACGGGATTCAGGACCATCAGCAGCTATAACAATTTTGGCTTTGATTTCCAGTTCTTCTCCCATGTTCTCGACAGTAACCACAACCTGGTCTTCTTCTTTTCGCAGGCCAGTGGCCAGAGTTTTTACCATGATCTTGGCACCAGCACGCCCAGCATCCATAGCCATATGTTTATCAAATACCTTACGCTCCAGGATATAACCTGCTTCAGGGAGTTTCACTTTTTCCTCGGTGAGGTTCACTGCAGTACCATTGGGTGAGACCATTCTAACTCCAGAGGCCTCCTTGGCCACCCATCGTGGGGATGGTTCAATTCCCAGTTTCTTAAGACCGTCCTTGGAGACACCTTCTGCGCATCTTTTGGGGGATCCTATCTCTGATTTTTTATCAATTACAATTACACTGGCACCGCCAATGGCAGCGTGTTTGGCTGCTGTTGACCCGGCAGGACCGGCACCTATAACCAGAATATCAGTTTCCATCATTTTATCATTCCTTTTTTTCCAGGGCCTGAACTGGACACACCTGGAGACATATCTGGCAGTCTTTACATTCTTCTTCGTTGAAATTTAAACTGATTTCCCGTACTTCAATGAGGTTACGCGGACAAACACCCGCACATTCCCCACAGTACATGCACCATTCCTTGACTATCATATTCTCAGTCCTATCATTATTTTTAAATTAAACAATTGAATTATTATCAATTGAATCATATTATCAAACTTAAACTATTATCAAATCTTTTTATTTCTTACAATATGAGTTTTACTTTTTTTTAAAATCGTTGGTATATTTATTTAAATAGAGTGGTAAATCTCATGAAATTAAATATATTTTAAATCGCTTAATTTTCAATTAGGTATTTTAAATCACTATTCCAATCACTATTCCAATCAGGTATTCTCAATTCAGAATAAGCTGGTTAATGAACAGGATAAGCTGGTTAATGAATTTTTGGTAGAATTAATATTATGATAAATCCCTGTATAATAATGTAAATTTAACCTTAATGTTAATATTTAACCAAATTGATACATTTTATTGATTTTTTCATTGATATAAGAATCAAAAATGGTTTTTAAAAGTAGGAAAATTAAATGAAATTTAGAAAATAGTTTTAAGCAGTTGTATTGGTTTCATCAGAAGGGTTTGTTGTGGTTGGTTCTTGTGTTTGAGTATTAGTTTTTTGGATTGTGGAACTACTGCTTGATGTTGTTTTTCGGGTGTTGGTGCTGGTTGTGGCTTTCTGTGATGTTGATGTTTGTGGGGTGGTACTGTTATTGGTAACTGTTGCTGGTGTGGATGTATTGGTGGATATATTACTATTTAATGTTTGGTTAGTGTTTGGTGATTCGGCAGGACTGTAACCCATTCCCACTACTGATCCAGCTATTACTCCAACTAACAGTATGGGTATGATTATCATATCTTTCCTCATCATCAAATCCCTCCTTAAATCAAATCCACTCCTTAATATTATCTGATTATTTATTACATTTATATTTTTGCAGAGTTAGAGGGAATTAGACATGCAAAGTCTTGTTACATTAAGAGAATCCATGGTTCAATCAGAATTTTACTATTTAATGATAATTAGGGTCTTCAAATATTTCATAAAATAGAGAATATCTAAGTATAATCTCAACAAAGAGTAGATAGTAATCTAAAAGGTACTTAAAGGGTAATTCAAATAGTAATTTTACTAATAAATTAATTTATTAAATCAATAATTCATTAAATCATGTAATCATTGGTATAACCTGTAATCAGCAGATAATTTCTAATAATATCATTAATTAATCTTCTTATATGCTTATTGTCTACTTTTACCTTCTTTGCAGAAGTAACCTGCTGGTTCCCCACTGAATAGGTTATTCTCTTTCCAAACCAGACATTTATCGCACTGACATTCTTGATTGGTATTTAAGTCCTTTATATTTTCCTTTTCCCCGGCGCAGTACATTGCGGGGATTCTCTCCTCTTCAATCATCATCCTGGAGTCCAGATCTTCCTGTGCAATTTCATCCACTATTTTCATTTTATCCAGAACACATTTTGATTTGTTTTGCACTGGACAACAGTCACAAAGACATTCATTCAGGTTTTCCAAATTGAATTCAACGTCCATCCAAATATCCCCCTTATCCCATTATCTATTATCTAATTATAGGAGTTATTAGAAATATAATTATGTGATGGGAATACAATTATGT belongs to uncultured Methanobacterium sp. and includes:
- a CDS encoding 4Fe-4S binding protein, whose product is MIVKEWCMYCGECAGVCPRNLIEVREISLNFNEEECKDCQICLQVCPVQALEKKE
- a CDS encoding UbiA family prenyltransferase — protein: MIKTLIKSTRMTWASKNANMFLLALTYAYFSNIPINNPLEILGGLVLVSVLWGALYTLNDLTDLDIDRGDHQKQDRAFIKNKVDKEFILLFVGILTSAVFIISFAAFPPAFTFIMSLMLINQLIYTVPPIRLKETSLAPFFSTATNSVLRLASCAVLLGNVFLVPISVYLFMYLAGMGTYLMYKSHSKDANLVAIMGGAVLLYMLYSGDMNLIQFAVAVLPSFLAAVPLYLSLFTKKESMFHLADILYHQVAMVFFLLCILVIVF
- a CDS encoding DUF5591 domain-containing protein, whose protein sequence is MIKVLCTTETSLNRPEARRWRERMKLLEPLGEVVVVLPCSMRKPYSASKSHHVFTQATKGLQEAILTSPFGVCPREMEQTYPIQSYDVSTVGDWSREEIKITGECLKEYIGDHEAIAHVAHGYLEVCQEYLPQATFTCQDNKTTSPDSMTNLKNEVKKYNKLKSRARQPHMLRSIARYQFNTRDADQLVPDDYKLRGRFDRRLMQGDEQIAVLHHDNGLYSLNIKGGIILNEIGVNWVEIDFDMKTNTLFAPGVVDAHPGIIPKDEVVIVRKGEVIGVGKAIMTGKEMKRGEKGVAVRVRHRLT
- a CDS encoding DUF2769 domain-containing protein is translated as MDVEFNLENLNECLCDCCPVQNKSKCVLDKMKIVDEIAQEDLDSRMMIEEERIPAMYCAGEKENIKDLNTNQECQCDKCLVWKENNLFSGEPAGYFCKEGKSRQ
- a CDS encoding metal-sulfur cluster assembly factor, translated to MSDELVGKIREALAQVADPHMGISIVEMGLVSDIQVNEADKTAKIIIKPTNPGCMSAANMAMQARVAAEKVEGIDKAEIQVEGHMMADAISEMVNK
- a CDS encoding NAD(P)/FAD-dependent oxidoreductase, giving the protein MMETDILVIGAGPAGSTAAKHAAIGGASVIVIDKKSEIGSPKRCAEGVSKDGLKKLGIEPSPRWVAKEASGVRMVSPNGTAVNLTEEKVKLPEAGYILERKVFDKHMAMDAGRAGAKIMVKTLATGLRKEEDQVVVTVENMGEELEIKAKIVIAADGPESRVGRWAGLKTALKPKNMESCAQFEMAGVKMAEPDCIEFHFGSVSPGGYAWIFPKGDDIANVGLGVLTTITDKTAYQHLLEFVESNPATKNAQPVELNVGGDPVGGLLKKKVADNVLVTGDAASMVNPLTGGGIISGMLGGRIAGQVAAQAVADGDYSHKNLKVYEKLCEDELGESFKKYLKAKEYLLSLSDEELDEIANVFKDSDFETINTAEMVRKLVKISPKALLKLGKLF
- a CDS encoding LemA family protein — protein: MWNLIGFGLVVLIIVIFFAIIIVIYNSLIKLQNGVEGSWSQINVQLERRSDLIDNLVETVKGYAAHEKTTFQEVAQARSNLNNAETVKENEKADNILTGTLKSLFAVAENYPELKADENFLELQDQLSATEDKIAQYREFYNEIVLTYNNKREVFPNNILANFFNFEEAEYFEHEAGEVPKVDF
- a CDS encoding DUF5814 domain-containing protein, coding for MIILRRKKKIVELFPIGSSKGALNTRRTPFFNGYIKFRRVDGQLKIHKFIVTKDKEIILPPSEAVKVLRKQNVFLVGRDPDTEEFLQSLNIKYNYTLICRHCTFEGFITLIQREKSYLYHGDYLCRVCAENEIKRELKSRSYDMSTFPRFRKMLDETGDLSKVLSVFDPRFDPLKNQELTLYDRVTTKKDDNLSKVRIDSLNIPESFKKSLKSQGTHLLPVQVLALQAGLLEEENLLVVSATASGKTLIGELAGIPHALEGGKFLFLTPLVALANQKYRDFKKRYQKMGLNVSIRVGMSRIKAKEELTLPDEKIDTSDIVVGTYEGLDFLLRAGRSSQLGDLKTVVVDEIHMLGDDERGPRLRGLIHRLRALFPNLQVIGLSATVRNPKEIASEFGMKLVEYPLRPVPLERHLIFTRTEEEKNHLLTQIARNEYQNRSQKGYHGQSIIFTNSRRKTHTVADYLTRRGVKAAAYHAGLSYSKKNRIEKEFGAQKLGAVVTTAALAAGVDFPASQVLFESLTMGNKTLTPNEFSQMLGRAGRPTYHDQGKVYLLPEVGRSYGDETEEMQAMELLSSDVEPVNVTYSEDSQIEQFLADICAGRADKFSQISHEYQNEELPIEFEEAFNILVDYGLVKEKDGKVTPTSYGRAVSMSFLSYPCADYIRKNLNRMHPMDIALKLEPFESAYLSNRITTQIGRILKINMSTRLFADSTLDILSSGSAINKLEPSLRERLTKLQMDFYTCRCKERPFCGCFQRELSRKMVKQRLAKRDPVDISRRLMRDYEIHAYAGDIFSWLDSIIRMLEAVRRISQAFGKKKVNAECNRLIRQIEN